CCCCACATTTGGGTTGCCCATTAGAAGTATCTTCAATTATTCACCACTACGCTACGCCACAAACACTTTCATCGCCATCCCTCTTCCGATTGCAACTCTGGTACCGTCTACTTCGACGATTATCGGACCCCTGAGGGGTTCAGAAGCGATTCTCCGAACGGGCTTTCCGACCCTAATGCCCAACGATGCCAAGCGCCTCTGAAATCCTGGCCCACCTTCCACATGTTGTACTATTGCTGCTTTTCTAGTATCCAGCTCAGATAACGGAATCAAGGAAAGGTATCCTCCTCAAAGCAGCATGACGCTCGTTCAATTGGGTTCCCATCAGGGCATTTTTCAGGATGACCCATCATCGAACAAAATCGTCGTTCGATGTCATCAGATATTACATGCTCCAACTTGCAAGCCTCCCTGTGTGCATCATCTTTATTCATTTTCAAAAATTCTACGAGGAACGTCTCAAGCAACTGATGGCGGCGTTTTATTCTTGAAGCTTCCATATTTCCTTGTTGGGTCAGAGTAACACCGTAATAAGGGACATACTCTACATAGCCCCCCTCTGAAAGCTTTTGAATCATCTCAGTAACGCTGGAGGGCGAAACGCCTAGCTCTTCAGCTATTTCAGATGTCTTTGCCATCCCACGTCCCTGGGTCAAGTACAATATCGTTTCTAGATATTCTTCAGATCTATCTTGCATGCCGATTAAATATTTAGGCATGCCTAAATATATAAAGGTTTCTTTGATATATACCAAATTACAAACAAGGGTTCAAATGACAAAAGGACGAGCATCTGCCTGTGGGGCTGGCACGATAATAAATGCCATTGCAACGTGGAACGGCTCAGCATTTGCCATTGACCTGCGTACGACAGCAGAGGTGGAGTTAAGTG
The genomic region above belongs to Methanocellales archaeon and contains:
- a CDS encoding FeoA family protein, which encodes MIPLSELDTRKAAIVQHVEGGPGFQRRLASLGIRVGKPVRRIASEPLRGPIIVEVDGTRVAIGRGMAMKVFVA
- a CDS encoding metal-dependent transcriptional regulator yields the protein MQDRSEEYLETILYLTQGRGMAKTSEIAEELGVSPSSVTEMIQKLSEGGYVEYVPYYGVTLTQQGNMEASRIKRRHQLLETFLVEFLKMNKDDAHREACKLEHVISDDIERRFCSMMGHPEKCPDGNPIERASCCFEEDTFP